The window TTCTAATATTATACATTTTATATTATCAGAGCTTAGCGCATCATCCAATTTTTTCATATTTTTTAAGCTAGTGTTGGACGTTTGAAAAATATGCAATTGCGAATTTTTTATGGATTTAAAAAAATGTTCCAAACTATCACTTAGTAACGCTACAGAGGCAAGGTTTGCTAGTTTATACTTTTTTAATTTATCAAGTTCATCAATTTTAATTAATGCTTCTTTTAAATTTTCCTGAACGTTGGGTTTTATTTCAGGAAAAGCCTGGATAATAATTGCTGCGAGTTGTTTTTGAAGCTCTTTAGCATTTTTTAAATCGAGCCAAAAATGCCAATTAACTCCCCCTTCGATACTCTTAAAATCAATAGAATCAAACTCACTAATCCTCACTTTTTTGCCACGGTAATTAGAAAGTAACGGAGAGATTAAGCTATCAAAATCCTCATCAATGTAAATAATCATGTCAGAATTATCTATTGCTAATTTATCACTTGGTTTAGCATGATGATGATGTGGGCAGCCCCCTGCTTTATCCAACACTACAATATCAGCTTTATCTTTTGTCAACATGGAAACAAGACTTGCTATCGGAGTTATAGTCACTACAATATTTGGGTTAGCATATACAAAAGTCCTACCAGAAAAAATTATTATTAGAGCTATTACCAATTGTATTTTATTTTTCATCTTTTTTGCTTCAACATTTTAATTAAATTGTGCTTTGTTAACTCGAAATTACTTTTAATCCATTTTTCTTTTAAATATCTAAGCTCTCTCCCTCTTTCGGTAGAGCTAATTCCAAGAGCTGCAATATCCCCTCCATTAAGTGGAAAAAGCTGTTTTGGCTGGTTTTGCAACTGTAAAAAAACATTTTCAATTTTTTCTTTTTCTTCACATAACGCCGCTAAAAAAATAAAAAACTGCGCAAAATTATCATTCTCGATCCAGATTTTTCTTAAAAAACTTTCCTCTATATTGTCATCCTTTATAGCTAGTAATTTATCAATATGGCGAGCTTCAGCTCTAGAAAATTTT of the Candidatus Megaera polyxenophila genome contains:
- a CDS encoding zinc ABC transporter substrate-binding protein, giving the protein MKNKIQLVIALIIIFSGRTFVYANPNIVVTITPIASLVSMLTKDKADIVVLDKAGGCPHHHHAKPSDKLAIDNSDMIIYIDEDFDSLISPLLSNYRGKKVRISEFDSIDFKSIEGGVNWHFWLDLKNAKELQKQLAAIIIQAFPEIKPNVQENLKEALIKIDELDKLKKYKLANLASVALLSDSLEHFFKSIKNSQLHIFQTSNTSLKNMKKLDDALSSDNIKCIILEIDQNAELYKKYNKIVIQFDSENWTLNENFGGVDGIFIDKYSKMINQLNVCK